The following coding sequences are from one Salinicoccus sp. Bachu38 window:
- a CDS encoding YwaF family protein, whose product MKLFINPQVPAVSPGDVNYFIYVMLIALVFLFVFMVRKTLPGRAGFVFFVFLLLAILQRILIIGWYLLTEEYDPAYSLPLQICRVVVWLVILQFFIRRDFLNQIIFYMGLFSYGAFFYPIGIYPPWHMAGWAFFLLHGINTVFPFAMHFAVGFIPTFKGLLQAYIVFLIYFFLVYSLNPHFDGNYFFIEQRPFFHELGASAYILVNLAGTFFGFLFVYLIVKGSIRLKYRASHEEEA is encoded by the coding sequence ATGAAACTTTTCATAAATCCGCAGGTCCCTGCAGTTTCTCCCGGTGACGTAAACTATTTCATCTATGTCATGCTGATTGCTCTAGTCTTTCTTTTTGTATTCATGGTGAGAAAAACGCTTCCCGGACGAGCAGGTTTTGTCTTTTTCGTATTTCTGTTGCTTGCCATACTGCAAAGGATACTGATTATAGGCTGGTATCTGCTCACAGAAGAATATGATCCTGCCTATTCACTCCCTTTGCAGATCTGTCGGGTGGTCGTATGGCTTGTAATCCTCCAGTTCTTCATCCGACGTGACTTTCTGAACCAGATAATATTCTATATGGGACTTTTTTCCTATGGTGCTTTCTTCTACCCAATTGGTATCTACCCACCTTGGCATATGGCAGGTTGGGCATTCTTTCTGCTCCACGGCATCAATACAGTGTTTCCGTTCGCTATGCATTTTGCAGTCGGCTTCATTCCAACTTTCAAAGGCCTGCTTCAGGCCTATATCGTATTTCTCATCTACTTCTTTCTGGTCTACTCCTTAAATCCCCATTTTGACGGCAACTATTTCTTCATAGAACAGCGTCCTTTTTTTCATGAATTGGGAGCATCCGCCTATATCCTTGTTAATCTTGCAGGAACATTTTTCGGATTTCTGTTCGTCTATCTCATAGTGAAAGGTTCAATCCGGTTAAAATATCGGGCATCACACGAGGAGGAGGCATAG
- a CDS encoding MATE family efflux transporter: MSQNQQDFTQGSILKSLILFSGPIMLTNLLQTSFQIVDSLWVGNILGASALGAVAVATTILITVLSFILGLNNAALTILSQQYGKRDEKGFKSYLNAFIVTMTSMALVFGIIGFVFAEQLLLLIGTPEDLLGQARIYLQISFLSMFFLFAYNFMNTVLRAVGDSKTPLRVVFVAVILNAALAPVFLIGFGMGIEGAALSTVASQGIAFLYSVYYSVKHDLIPFTKPSLPSGKEVRLIFNLGIPAGLQMAVIHAGVAAILSVVTQFGGQTVAGFSAAQRLDSLIMLPAMALGTAVNSMAGQNIGINDWERVRQIAKNAALYNFGLMVAVAIFVITFAEFGMRLFIEDEEAVQFGARYLRIVALCYPFLGLNFVLNGIVRASGAMYQVLGLNIISFWILRYPLTALFASQFGEVGIGIGMGMSFILSSVFAFTYYNFGGWRRKQLFGESG; the protein is encoded by the coding sequence ATGTCTCAGAATCAGCAGGACTTCACCCAGGGGTCCATCTTGAAATCCCTCATACTGTTTTCCGGACCAATCATGCTGACGAATCTGCTCCAGACGTCATTCCAGATTGTGGACAGCCTTTGGGTCGGGAATATACTCGGTGCATCGGCACTCGGTGCCGTCGCTGTTGCAACGACGATACTGATCACGGTCCTGTCATTCATACTGGGGCTCAACAACGCTGCACTCACCATACTGTCCCAGCAGTATGGCAAACGTGATGAGAAAGGGTTCAAATCCTATCTGAATGCATTCATCGTTACGATGACAAGCATGGCTCTGGTGTTCGGAATCATCGGCTTCGTCTTCGCGGAGCAGCTGCTGCTGTTGATCGGCACACCGGAAGACCTGCTCGGGCAAGCAAGAATCTATCTGCAGATCAGCTTCCTGAGCATGTTCTTCCTTTTTGCATACAACTTCATGAATACGGTCCTCAGGGCGGTCGGCGACAGCAAGACGCCGCTTCGGGTCGTATTTGTCGCCGTCATATTGAATGCGGCGCTGGCTCCGGTATTCCTGATAGGATTCGGGATGGGTATCGAGGGGGCCGCATTGTCGACGGTCGCGTCCCAGGGCATCGCGTTCCTCTACAGCGTCTACTACTCGGTGAAGCACGATCTGATCCCTTTCACAAAACCTTCCCTGCCTTCTGGCAAGGAAGTCAGGCTGATCTTCAACCTCGGCATTCCTGCCGGGCTGCAGATGGCCGTCATCCATGCTGGTGTCGCAGCCATTCTCAGTGTGGTCACACAGTTCGGCGGCCAGACCGTTGCAGGCTTCAGTGCCGCACAGCGGCTCGACAGCCTGATCATGCTGCCTGCAATGGCGCTCGGGACCGCAGTGAACAGCATGGCCGGGCAGAATATCGGAATCAACGACTGGGAACGCGTCAGGCAGATTGCGAAAAATGCCGCCCTCTACAACTTCGGCCTCATGGTGGCCGTCGCAATCTTCGTCATCACCTTCGCCGAATTCGGCATGCGCCTCTTTATAGAGGATGAGGAAGCGGTGCAGTTCGGTGCCCGGTACCTGCGTATCGTCGCCCTCTGCTACCCATTCCTTGGGCTGAACTTCGTGCTCAATGGCATCGTCCGAGCCTCCGGTGCGATGTACCAAGTACTTGGCCTGAACATCATTTCCTTCTGGATATTGCGGTATCCATTGACTGCCCTCTTCGCCTCCCAGTTTGGAGAAGTGGGCATCGGTATCGGCATGGGCATGAGTTTTATACTCAGCAGCGTATTTGCATTCACCTATTATAACTTCGGTGGCTGGAGGCGTAAGCAGCTGTTTGGAGAAAGTGGATAG
- a CDS encoding TIGR04104 family putative zinc finger protein has product MNPNAQEALAMTRCTNCGTRWTFKDKLRKSFSFDRGMSCPHCGEAQYLTWRYRKKSSLTTFLMLLLFFLPSFFNAPWQVHVSVLIPTLSAGILFQVHTFELTDNDDGDFWKV; this is encoded by the coding sequence ATGAACCCAAATGCACAGGAGGCCCTTGCCATGACACGATGCACAAATTGCGGCACACGATGGACGTTCAAGGATAAACTGAGGAAGTCTTTTTCATTTGATAGGGGCATGTCATGCCCACATTGCGGAGAAGCGCAGTACCTGACCTGGCGTTATAGGAAGAAAAGCAGTCTGACCACTTTTCTGATGCTCCTGCTGTTCTTCCTGCCCAGCTTTTTCAATGCACCCTGGCAAGTCCATGTATCTGTCCTCATTCCAACATTGAGTGCTGGTATATTATTCCAGGTACACACCTTTGAACTCACTGACAACGACGATGGGGATTTCTGGAAGGTATAA
- the pflB gene encoding formate C-acetyltransferase, translating into MLKERVQRTDAWEGFRAGRWNRKVDVREFIQLNYTLYEGTDEFLAGPTEATERLWKQVLELSKEERERGGMWDMDTKTVSTITSHKAGYLDEKLETIVGVQTDAPFKRSMQPFGGTRMAKAACEAYGYELDKETESIFTDYRKTHNQGVFDAYSKEMLACRKAGIITGLPDAYGRGRIIGDYRRVALYGIDFLMNEKKDEFDSMTTVMSEDVIRLRGEMSEQYRALGELKKLGEIYGFDLSRPARDFREAVQWTYLAYLAAVKEQNGAAMSLGRTSTFLDIYAERDLAAGVATEAEVQEVIDHFIMKLRLVKFARTPDYNELFSGDPTWVTESIGGVGIDGRPLVTKNAFRFLHSLDNLGPAPEPNLTVLWSERLPANFKAYCARMSIKTSSIQYENDDLMRESYGDDYGIACCVSAMRIGKQMQFFGARANLAKTLLYAINGGRDEKSGVQVGPEFSSVTSEVLDYDEVDRKFDEMMEWLAGVYINSLNVIHYMHDKYSYERIEMALHDTDVHRTMATGIAGLSVVADSLSAIKHATVKPVRNAEGIAVDFEVEGDYPKYGNNDARVDDIAIELVERFMAKLRKHRTYRDAEHTMSVLTITSNVVYGKKTGNTPDGRKAGEPFAPGANPMHGRDQKGALASLSSVAKLPYDSCKDGISNTFSIVPKSLGKEERIQEMNLVGILDGYAMQHGHHLNINVFNRETLIDAMNHPEEYPQLTIRVSGYAVNFIKLTREQQLDVIARTFHERM; encoded by the coding sequence ATGTTGAAGGAAAGAGTTCAAAGAACAGATGCGTGGGAAGGCTTCAGAGCAGGACGTTGGAATAGGAAAGTGGATGTCAGGGAATTCATCCAGTTGAACTACACATTGTATGAAGGGACGGATGAATTCCTGGCCGGCCCGACGGAGGCGACGGAACGGCTGTGGAAGCAGGTGCTGGAACTGTCCAAGGAGGAACGTGAGCGTGGCGGCATGTGGGATATGGACACGAAGACCGTATCGACGATCACTTCCCACAAGGCGGGCTATCTGGACGAGAAACTGGAAACAATCGTAGGGGTGCAGACCGATGCGCCGTTCAAACGCTCCATGCAGCCATTCGGTGGCACCCGCATGGCAAAGGCGGCATGTGAGGCCTATGGATATGAGCTCGACAAGGAGACGGAAAGCATATTCACCGACTACCGCAAGACGCATAACCAGGGTGTATTCGATGCCTATTCGAAGGAGATGCTGGCATGCCGCAAGGCGGGCATCATCACCGGCCTGCCTGATGCATACGGCCGTGGCCGCATCATCGGGGACTACCGGAGAGTGGCGCTTTACGGCATAGATTTCCTCATGAATGAGAAGAAGGATGAGTTCGACAGCATGACGACCGTCATGTCGGAGGATGTGATCCGTCTGCGTGGGGAGATGTCGGAACAGTATCGTGCACTCGGTGAACTGAAAAAGCTTGGGGAAATATATGGATTCGACCTCAGCCGTCCGGCGCGAGATTTCAGGGAAGCGGTGCAATGGACATACCTTGCATACCTGGCGGCTGTGAAGGAGCAGAACGGGGCTGCAATGAGTCTCGGTCGCACATCCACCTTCCTCGACATCTATGCAGAACGCGACCTCGCAGCGGGGGTTGCAACCGAAGCGGAAGTGCAGGAAGTCATCGACCACTTCATCATGAAGCTTCGTCTTGTGAAGTTCGCCCGCACCCCGGACTACAATGAGCTGTTCTCAGGAGATCCGACATGGGTGACGGAATCCATCGGTGGCGTCGGCATCGACGGCCGGCCGCTTGTAACGAAAAACGCGTTCCGCTTTCTGCATTCACTCGACAACCTCGGACCGGCACCGGAGCCGAATCTTACAGTACTGTGGTCTGAGCGGCTGCCGGCGAACTTCAAGGCCTATTGTGCAAGGATGAGCATCAAGACAAGCTCCATCCAGTACGAGAATGATGATCTGATGCGGGAAAGCTATGGTGATGATTACGGCATCGCATGCTGTGTATCCGCAATGAGGATCGGAAAGCAGATGCAGTTCTTCGGTGCCCGGGCAAACCTGGCCAAGACACTGCTCTATGCCATCAACGGTGGAAGGGATGAAAAGTCCGGCGTACAAGTTGGTCCTGAATTTTCCTCTGTTACTTCCGAAGTGCTTGATTATGATGAGGTGGACAGGAAATTCGACGAAATGATGGAGTGGCTCGCCGGTGTCTACATCAATTCACTGAATGTCATCCACTATATGCATGACAAGTACAGCTACGAAAGAATCGAGATGGCACTGCACGACACGGATGTCCATCGCACGATGGCGACAGGCATCGCCGGACTGTCGGTCGTCGCCGATTCACTGTCCGCCATCAAGCACGCCACAGTGAAACCGGTGCGCAATGCAGAGGGTATCGCGGTCGACTTTGAAGTCGAAGGGGACTATCCGAAATACGGCAACAACGATGCGCGTGTCGACGATATCGCAATCGAACTGGTCGAACGCTTCATGGCGAAACTCAGAAAGCATAGGACATACCGCGATGCAGAGCACACCATGAGTGTATTGACGATCACTTCAAACGTCGTGTACGGCAAGAAGACCGGCAACACACCGGATGGACGCAAAGCCGGCGAACCGTTTGCGCCGGGGGCGAACCCGATGCATGGACGCGACCAGAAAGGGGCACTCGCTTCCCTCTCATCCGTCGCCAAGCTGCCGTATGACAGCTGTAAGGATGGCATTTCAAACACATTCAGTATCGTACCGAAATCCCTCGGCAAGGAAGAGCGAATACAGGAGATGAACCTGGTCGGCATACTCGATGGCTACGCCATGCAGCACGGACACCACCTGAATATCAACGTGTTCAACAGGGAGACGCTGATCGACGCGATGAATCATCCGGAAGAATATCCACAGCTGACCATCCGGGTATCCGGGTATGCCGTCAACTTCATCAAACTGACACGCGAACAGCAGCTCGATGTCATCGCACGCACATTCCATGAGAGAATGTAG
- the pflA gene encoding pyruvate formate-lyase-activating protein, whose product MIKGNLHSVESLGTLDGPGLRYVLFTQGCVLRCLFCHNPDTWKMRGAARVVTAEEMVEEIRPYIPYFKASGGGVTVSGGEPLLQMPFLTELFKALKAEGIHTCIDTSAGCANDSETFTNGMEELLKYTDLVLLDLKHIDNEKHIHLTKRPNTHILKFAEMLSERHQPIWVRHVLVPGLTDDAEDLIKLGRFINSLNNVEKFEILPYNQLGVHKWEALGVPYELNDVEPPSDTDVEAAYQLVDFRGMAPVTA is encoded by the coding sequence ATGATCAAAGGGAATCTTCATTCTGTAGAAAGTCTCGGAACACTGGACGGACCAGGTCTGCGCTATGTATTGTTCACTCAGGGCTGCGTCCTCAGGTGCCTGTTCTGTCACAACCCGGATACATGGAAGATGCGTGGCGCCGCAAGAGTGGTGACAGCAGAAGAGATGGTCGAGGAGATCAGACCCTATATTCCCTACTTCAAAGCTTCAGGCGGGGGTGTCACTGTCAGCGGCGGGGAACCGCTTCTGCAGATGCCCTTCCTGACTGAACTGTTCAAGGCGCTGAAAGCCGAAGGCATCCATACGTGCATCGATACATCCGCCGGATGTGCAAATGATTCGGAAACTTTCACGAACGGGATGGAGGAGCTGCTCAAATATACGGATCTAGTACTCCTCGACCTGAAGCACATCGATAATGAAAAGCATATCCATCTGACCAAACGGCCGAATACCCATATACTCAAGTTTGCAGAAATGCTGTCGGAGCGTCATCAGCCGATATGGGTCAGACATGTACTTGTCCCGGGACTGACCGATGATGCGGAGGACCTCATCAAACTCGGCAGATTCATCAATTCCCTGAATAATGTCGAGAAGTTCGAAATACTCCCCTATAATCAGCTTGGTGTCCATAAATGGGAAGCGCTCGGTGTGCCCTACGAATTGAATGATGTAGAACCTCCAAGTGATACAGACGTCGAAGCAGCCTACCAGCTTGTGGATTTCAGGGGAATGGCCCCTGTGACAGCATAA
- a CDS encoding aldo/keto reductase has translation MTEHVELGKSGIKVHPIALGANAVGGHNLYKNLDEEAGRQVVRDAIDAGVNLIDTAYMYGPKRSEELIGEVLKEYRREDVVVATKAAQRVDEDGNTTLDNSPEFLKQAVDEALERLQTDYIDLFYIHYPDEETPKDEAIRALAELKEAGKIRAIGVSNFSFDQLKEADKDGHVDVYQGQYNLLDRSAEEDLLKYTAEHQITFIPYFPLAAGLLAGKYDENTKFEDLRANLPFYKEDQFKENLEKVDQLKELAAEKGEEVAHIVLAFYLTRPSVDVLIPGAKNGEQIRSNVKAAEVELTQAEIEKIDRIFS, from the coding sequence ATGACAGAGCATGTTGAACTTGGCAAGTCCGGAATCAAAGTACACCCGATTGCACTTGGTGCCAACGCAGTTGGTGGCCACAATCTGTATAAGAACCTCGATGAAGAGGCGGGGCGCCAGGTGGTCAGGGATGCCATCGATGCCGGTGTCAATCTGATTGATACAGCCTATATGTATGGACCGAAACGTTCCGAGGAACTGATTGGTGAAGTATTGAAGGAATACAGGCGCGAGGACGTCGTCGTTGCGACAAAGGCCGCCCAGCGGGTGGACGAAGATGGCAATACGACTCTCGACAATTCTCCCGAGTTTCTCAAGCAGGCGGTGGATGAAGCACTCGAGAGACTGCAGACGGACTACATCGATCTCTTCTATATCCATTATCCGGACGAGGAGACGCCAAAAGACGAGGCGATCCGGGCACTTGCCGAGCTGAAGGAAGCGGGCAAAATCCGTGCCATCGGTGTATCCAACTTCTCCTTCGATCAGCTGAAGGAAGCGGATAAGGATGGTCATGTGGACGTCTACCAGGGCCAGTACAACCTGCTCGACCGGTCCGCTGAGGAAGACCTGCTGAAATATACGGCAGAGCACCAGATCACTTTCATTCCATACTTCCCGTTGGCTGCAGGACTGCTTGCAGGAAAATATGACGAGAATACGAAGTTCGAAGACCTCCGGGCGAACCTGCCCTTCTATAAGGAAGACCAGTTCAAGGAGAATCTGGAGAAAGTCGATCAGCTCAAGGAGCTTGCCGCTGAAAAAGGTGAAGAAGTCGCCCATATCGTCCTGGCCTTCTACCTGACCCGTCCTTCTGTCGATGTCCTCATTCCAGGGGCCAAGAATGGCGAACAGATCAGATCAAACGTCAAAGCGGCGGAAGTTGAATTGACACAGGCGGAGATTGAGAAGATAGACAGAATATTTTCCTGA
- the nrdD gene encoding anaerobic ribonucleoside-triphosphate reductase, which produces MNTLDKDIAQLLDFNPSIVHENANKDSRTFNTFRDLTAGVVAKSFALERMLPEYVAKAHAEGDIHFHDLDYHPFQPMTNCCLIDIRGMLAKGFQMGNAKVVSPKSIQTATAQIVQIIANVSSSQYGGCTVDRIDEVLSEYAQKNEDHHRAVVVEYVHGDKTEAYVEARVKKDIRDAIQSLEYEINTLYTSNGQTPFVTIGFGLGTDKYSRHIQRAILNTRLDGIGDQKFTAIFPKLVFSIRKGVNFFPADPNYDIKQLALKCSAKRMYPDILNYDRTVELLGDFKAPMGCRSFLPSWQDEAGAFINSGRANLGVVTLNVPRIAIESGGDKAAFWELFHEKMRLMHDALMCRVERLKSVVSDNAPILYKSGAFGIRLEPGEDVMDVFTRERCTLSMGYIGLYEAATVFYGPEWEEDSRAKAFTMDILKEMKQYQFDWTDDYDIFFSVYGTPSESLTDRFCRLDQKRFGDIEHITDKGYYQNSFHYDVRKDITPFEKIDFEKDYPEIASGGFIHYCEYPKMTHNLKALEAVWDYSYDRVGYLGTNTPIDHCYECHYDGDFETTENGFRCPNCGNQDPDTVDVVKRTCGYLGNPVNRPTIEGRHKEIKARVKHMSDV; this is translated from the coding sequence ATGAATACATTGGATAAAGATATTGCACAACTGCTGGATTTCAATCCATCGATTGTGCATGAGAACGCAAACAAGGACAGCAGGACATTCAACACTTTCCGGGATTTGACCGCCGGAGTTGTGGCCAAGTCGTTTGCACTGGAGCGGATGCTGCCGGAATATGTCGCAAAAGCACATGCTGAAGGGGACATTCATTTCCATGATCTCGACTACCACCCTTTCCAGCCGATGACGAACTGTTGCCTGATCGATATCCGTGGAATGCTCGCGAAGGGATTTCAGATGGGCAACGCGAAAGTGGTTTCCCCGAAATCGATACAGACGGCAACGGCCCAGATTGTACAGATCATCGCAAATGTTTCCAGCAGCCAGTATGGGGGATGCACGGTCGATCGCATAGACGAAGTGTTGAGTGAATATGCACAGAAAAATGAAGACCATCATCGTGCCGTGGTTGTGGAATACGTGCATGGGGACAAGACTGAAGCATATGTCGAAGCACGTGTGAAGAAGGATATCAGAGATGCCATACAGAGTCTGGAGTATGAGATCAATACCCTCTATACATCAAATGGCCAGACGCCTTTTGTTACGATCGGTTTTGGTCTCGGGACCGACAAATACAGCAGGCATATCCAGCGTGCGATACTGAATACGCGACTCGACGGCATCGGGGACCAGAAATTTACGGCCATATTCCCAAAGCTGGTATTCTCCATCAGAAAAGGAGTCAACTTCTTTCCGGCCGACCCGAATTACGACATCAAGCAGCTGGCTTTGAAATGCTCGGCGAAGCGGATGTACCCGGATATCCTGAATTACGACAGGACGGTGGAGCTGCTTGGTGATTTCAAGGCACCGATGGGCTGCCGTTCATTCCTCCCGAGCTGGCAGGATGAGGCCGGGGCGTTCATAAACAGCGGCCGGGCCAACCTGGGCGTCGTTACTCTGAATGTACCGCGGATTGCAATCGAATCAGGGGGAGACAAAGCAGCTTTCTGGGAGCTCTTCCATGAGAAGATGCGGCTGATGCACGATGCCCTCATGTGCAGGGTCGAGCGGCTGAAGTCGGTAGTCAGTGACAACGCCCCAATCCTCTATAAAAGCGGTGCCTTCGGCATCCGACTCGAACCGGGTGAGGATGTGATGGATGTATTCACCAGGGAGCGCTGCACATTATCCATGGGCTACATCGGACTTTATGAAGCGGCGACGGTATTCTATGGCCCGGAGTGGGAAGAGGACTCTAGGGCCAAGGCGTTCACGATGGATATTCTGAAGGAGATGAAGCAGTACCAGTTCGATTGGACTGATGACTATGATATATTCTTCAGTGTGTATGGCACACCGAGCGAGTCGTTGACTGACCGTTTCTGCCGTCTGGACCAGAAGCGGTTCGGTGATATTGAACATATAACGGATAAGGGATACTATCAGAATTCATTCCACTATGACGTCCGCAAGGACATCACACCGTTTGAAAAGATCGATTTTGAAAAGGATTACCCTGAAATTGCGAGTGGCGGCTTCATCCACTACTGCGAGTATCCAAAGATGACACATAACCTTAAAGCTTTGGAAGCGGTATGGGACTATTCCTATGACAGAGTGGGTTATCTCGGGACCAATACGCCAATCGACCACTGTTATGAATGCCACTATGATGGCGACTTCGAAACGACAGAAAATGGATTCAGATGTCCGAACTGCGGCAACCAGGATCCTGATACCGTGGATGTCGTCAAACGGACATGCGGCTATCTCGGCAATCCGGTGAATCGCCCGACGATCGAAGGGCGGCATAAGGAAATCAAAGCCCGCGTCAAGCATATGAGTGATGTGTGA
- the nrdG gene encoding anaerobic ribonucleoside-triphosphate reductase activating protein, which produces MQALQIYDGQYHIAKIEPHSFVDGEGVRCSIYLSGCPFSCPGCYNLHAQKFTYGERCSDAVIEEIISYCEADYIEGLSILGGEPFCNMALATEIISRFRARFGKAKSIWVWTGFMFEYLANDQRRYGMLKEIDVLVDGPFVDWLYRPGIPFRGSLNQRVIDVQYSLRIGTVMDYM; this is translated from the coding sequence ATGCAGGCACTGCAGATCTATGATGGGCAGTATCATATTGCAAAGATAGAGCCGCACAGCTTCGTCGATGGCGAGGGGGTACGGTGCAGCATCTACCTCTCGGGGTGCCCCTTCTCATGCCCCGGGTGCTATAATCTGCATGCACAGAAGTTCACCTACGGGGAGAGATGCTCGGATGCCGTCATTGAAGAGATTATTTCGTACTGTGAAGCGGACTATATCGAAGGGCTCAGCATACTGGGTGGTGAGCCCTTCTGCAATATGGCGCTTGCGACTGAAATAATCAGCCGATTCCGTGCCCGTTTCGGCAAGGCGAAATCCATATGGGTATGGACCGGCTTCATGTTCGAATACCTGGCCAATGATCAAAGAAGGTACGGAATGCTCAAAGAGATCGATGTGCTGGTCGATGGTCCTTTTGTAGACTGGCTCTATAGGCCCGGCATCCCTTTCCGGGGATCGCTCAACCAAAGGGTCATCGATGTCCAGTACTCTTTGAGGATCGGCACAGTGATGGATTATATGTAA
- a CDS encoding NADP-dependent oxidoreductase, whose protein sequence is MKNEQIVLAKRPEGVPGDDVFRFEDIDVRQPSDGEVLIRPLYISVDPYMRGRMSDAKSYVAPFELDQPLHGHVVGEIMESKNDAFEKGDKVVGVLPWQRYITVTTDNISKIQNSDVPIHLYLSTLGMTGQTAYHGLLKIGQPKEGETVVVSAASGAVGSAVGQIAKIKGARVVGIAGGEEKVNYLVETLGFDAGVDYKADDFADAFEAAVPDGVDVYFENVGGEVSDVVLPHLNTFARVPVCGTISSYNNREDDIGPRIQWILVKTQALMQGFIVGNYADDFEAAGKQLAEWVQEGRIHTEVTVEDGFENLPSAFRNLFEGKNLGKQVVKIGE, encoded by the coding sequence ATGAAGAATGAACAGATTGTTCTCGCAAAACGGCCGGAAGGTGTACCCGGTGATGATGTATTCAGATTTGAAGATATTGATGTGAGGCAGCCATCCGATGGAGAAGTACTGATCAGGCCATTATATATATCCGTCGATCCATATATGAGGGGACGCATGTCCGATGCCAAATCCTATGTCGCTCCGTTCGAACTGGATCAGCCCCTTCATGGGCATGTCGTCGGCGAAATAATGGAATCGAAGAATGATGCATTCGAAAAAGGGGATAAAGTAGTCGGAGTACTGCCATGGCAACGTTATATCACCGTTACAACGGACAATATATCGAAAATCCAGAATTCCGATGTGCCAATCCACCTCTACTTGAGCACACTCGGCATGACCGGCCAGACAGCCTACCATGGCCTGCTCAAGATCGGCCAGCCGAAAGAAGGGGAGACGGTCGTCGTTTCCGCCGCTTCCGGTGCTGTGGGTTCGGCCGTTGGACAGATTGCTAAAATAAAAGGGGCAAGAGTCGTCGGCATTGCCGGGGGAGAAGAGAAGGTAAACTACCTTGTTGAAACACTCGGTTTCGATGCCGGTGTGGACTATAAGGCAGACGACTTTGCTGATGCATTCGAGGCTGCAGTACCCGATGGCGTGGATGTCTATTTCGAGAACGTGGGTGGAGAAGTTTCGGATGTCGTACTGCCCCATCTGAACACGTTCGCACGTGTACCGGTATGTGGCACCATCTCCAGTTACAACAATAGGGAGGATGATATCGGTCCCCGCATACAGTGGATACTCGTCAAGACGCAGGCACTGATGCAGGGGTTCATCGTAGGCAATTATGCGGATGATTTCGAAGCTGCGGGCAAGCAGCTGGCGGAATGGGTACAGGAAGGCAGAATCCATACAGAAGTGACCGTTGAAGACGGATTCGAAAATCTTCCAAGTGCATTCAGAAACCTCTTCGAAGGCAAGAACCTGGGCAAACAGGTTGTAAAGATCGGTGAATAG
- a CDS encoding heavy-metal-associated domain-containing protein, translated as MRIDLKTETFTCPSCIKKIEGNLNRAEGVDAVKVLFNSSKVKVEHDENRIDPEEIKDIIEKLGYEVHSVKSS; from the coding sequence ATGAGAATAGATTTGAAGACGGAAACATTCACTTGTCCGAGCTGCATCAAAAAGATTGAAGGCAATCTGAATAGGGCAGAAGGCGTCGATGCCGTAAAAGTATTGTTCAACTCCAGCAAAGTGAAAGTCGAACATGATGAAAACAGGATTGATCCTGAAGAGATCAAAGACATCATAGAAAAGCTCGGCTACGAAGTGCATAGTGTCAAATCCAGCTGA
- a CDS encoding class I SAM-dependent methyltransferase, protein MTDINYLKKVEGWDMMNHWDEKFDEDEYIYGTEPNEWIKSIFHGKGRAKVALLAEGEGRNAVYMAKLGHDVTAYDYSRVGLDKTRKLAQAAGVTVGTSLVDITEPDALPHGVYDVSINVFGHVAPEGKEEMIKNMVQIVKPGGHIAFELYSKRQIEFQTGGPKDIHMLYDVGDMRRELEKYDVEIMELKEVIVRRKEGRMHRGKSAVIQGYVKKE, encoded by the coding sequence TTGACGGACATCAATTATCTGAAAAAAGTGGAAGGATGGGACATGATGAACCATTGGGATGAGAAGTTTGACGAAGATGAATATATCTATGGGACGGAACCAAATGAATGGATAAAGTCCATATTCCATGGAAAGGGGCGTGCAAAAGTGGCACTGCTTGCTGAAGGGGAAGGACGCAATGCGGTATACATGGCGAAACTTGGCCATGATGTCACGGCCTATGACTACTCCCGGGTGGGCCTCGACAAGACCAGGAAACTGGCACAGGCAGCGGGAGTGACTGTTGGCACAAGCCTTGTGGATATCACGGAACCTGATGCACTTCCACACGGTGTATACGATGTGAGCATTAATGTTTTCGGACATGTAGCACCTGAAGGGAAAGAGGAAATGATTAAAAATATGGTACAGATCGTGAAGCCTGGCGGACATATCGCTTTTGAACTGTATTCGAAGAGGCAGATAGAATTCCAGACAGGCGGCCCCAAAGATATCCATATGCTTTATGATGTAGGGGATATGAGACGGGAACTTGAAAAGTATGATGTGGAAATTATGGAACTTAAGGAAGTGATTGTCCGGCGCAAGGAAGGGAGGATGCACCGGGGGAAGAGTGCAGTGATACAGGGATATGTTAAAAAAGAATAG